A region of Flavobacterium album DNA encodes the following proteins:
- a CDS encoding SecDF P1 head subdomain-containing protein, producing the protein MTFIKNKIAAFGIFFMLTLSGCAQQPPCYQIKAEFTDRTASEKLKEATIEKIGKRLKERNLDADIKIENNTIIAKMPCEGSDKAPHCFYQDKFAIYETYQTAELNAAMDGIGRISDSIADNAPEIAEGYTAYVIRLEEILNREFAEGAVIGYCKTGRSEEFMKLVNLPQSKKLLPAGLSFVFGLPEKNQPAIAVYAVRNSDKAPVTIYMLEETDVVRSYNKINYDVMLQFKDNYKAAWAALTRKNTQKFLAIVLDGRVLSCPMVTGPIEGGKAAISANMDRRQADAMAERINTSLPLEVLITEVKLLEQK; encoded by the coding sequence ATGACATTCATTAAAAATAAAATTGCGGCTTTTGGCATCTTTTTTATGCTGACACTGTCCGGCTGCGCCCAGCAACCGCCCTGCTATCAGATAAAAGCAGAATTTACAGATCGTACTGCTTCAGAAAAGCTGAAAGAAGCCACAATTGAAAAAATAGGCAAACGCTTAAAGGAGAGAAACCTGGATGCCGATATCAAAATTGAAAACAATACTATCATTGCCAAAATGCCTTGTGAAGGCAGCGATAAAGCGCCCCATTGCTTTTACCAAGATAAGTTTGCCATCTATGAAACCTACCAAACTGCCGAACTCAATGCTGCCATGGATGGCATCGGTCGCATTTCCGATAGCATTGCCGACAATGCGCCCGAAATTGCCGAAGGCTATACGGCATATGTAATCCGGCTGGAAGAGATACTCAACCGTGAGTTTGCAGAAGGTGCGGTGATAGGCTATTGTAAGACAGGGCGGTCAGAAGAATTTATGAAGCTCGTAAACCTCCCCCAATCAAAGAAACTGCTACCGGCAGGCCTGTCATTTGTATTTGGCCTGCCCGAAAAAAATCAACCTGCTATTGCTGTGTATGCTGTCAGGAATTCGGATAAGGCCCCTGTAACTATTTATATGTTGGAAGAAACGGATGTTGTGCGCTCTTACAACAAGATTAATTATGATGTAATGCTCCAATTCAAAGACAATTATAAAGCTGCGTGGGCAGCGCTTACACGGAAGAATACACAGAAATTCCTCGCCATTGTTCTTGATGGAAGGGTTTTAAGCTGCCCGATGGTTACAGGTCCGATTGAAGGCGGAAAAGCCGCTATCAGTGCGAATATGGATCGCAGGCAGGCAGATGCTATGGCAGAGCGGATTAATACGAGTTTGCCCCTTGAGGTACTCATTACTGAAGTTAAACTGTTAGAGCAAAAATAA
- a CDS encoding AMP-binding protein, protein MNYNNPDYHFVHPQFKLNGFHFSEDDLSRIAYSFIKEGEPFERAVGDFLMYWFDQNSYIEMHTSGTTGQPKLIRVEKQAMVNSAKATGEFFDLEAGIKVLHCLPTQYVAGKMMLVRAFILGWDMDLVAPVSHPLERNETQYDFAAMVPLQAEHSLEKLHMIKKLILGGAKVSQALSDKLAGLPTAIYETYGMTETITHIAAKRIGEEAFTVLPNVKISEDERHCLVIDPYLICDEPVVTNDVVKIVDDTHFIWLGRHDNVINSGGVKLFPEQIEEKLSGRIDRRFYVKGMPDESLGEKLVLVIEGEPYDVDKATFKGLGKFEKPKDILFVEKFAETGSGKIKRD, encoded by the coding sequence ATGAATTATAATAATCCGGATTATCATTTTGTGCATCCCCAATTTAAGCTGAACGGCTTCCATTTTAGTGAAGACGACCTGAGCCGTATTGCTTACAGCTTTATTAAGGAAGGCGAGCCTTTCGAAAGGGCAGTAGGAGACTTCCTGATGTATTGGTTCGACCAGAATAGCTATATCGAAATGCATACTTCGGGCACGACGGGCCAGCCAAAATTGATACGGGTAGAAAAACAGGCCATGGTAAATTCGGCGAAGGCTACGGGCGAATTCTTCGACCTGGAAGCAGGGATCAAAGTACTGCACTGCCTGCCCACGCAGTATGTAGCGGGCAAGATGATGCTGGTAAGGGCATTTATACTGGGCTGGGATATGGATCTTGTAGCACCGGTTTCGCATCCGCTGGAGCGGAATGAAACGCAATACGATTTTGCCGCAATGGTGCCTTTGCAGGCAGAGCATTCATTGGAAAAACTCCACATGATAAAGAAGCTTATACTGGGCGGCGCAAAAGTAAGCCAGGCGTTGAGCGATAAGCTGGCAGGCCTTCCTACAGCGATATACGAAACCTACGGGATGACCGAAACCATAACACATATTGCTGCGAAAAGGATAGGGGAGGAAGCTTTTACAGTATTGCCTAACGTAAAAATAAGCGAAGATGAAAGGCATTGCCTTGTGATTGACCCGTACCTGATCTGCGATGAGCCGGTTGTTACTAACGATGTGGTTAAGATAGTAGACGACACCCATTTCATCTGGCTGGGCCGTCATGACAATGTGATCAACAGTGGCGGCGTAAAGCTGTTCCCTGAGCAGATAGAGGAGAAGCTGTCCGGCAGGATCGACAGAAGATTTTATGTAAAAGGCATGCCTGATGAATCCCTGGGCGAAAAGCTTGTTCTGGTTATAGAAGGTGAACCGTATGATGTTGATAAGGCTACTTTCAAGGGCCTGGGAAAATTTGAAAAGCCGAAAGACATCCTTTTTGTTGAAAAATTTGCGGAAACCGGTTCAGGTAAAATAAAGCGTGATTAA
- a CDS encoding CPBP family intramembrane glutamic endopeptidase encodes MFIAQAFKPENKFWKYLLGSVIVIGASFVGQIPWIIAIALEKLKSGRPMPVDEAAIMRFLDLNLTLFFVLLSFAVAMVALIVVVRKMHHQKFKEIVTSRPQVDWKRILSSFAIWGIFSAGMIVLAYYSEPDKYILQFDPVKFAILAVIAIVMIPIQTSVEELVFRGYLMQGFGLLAKNRWFPLVMTSVIFGGMHIFNPEVAKMGYIVSIYYIGTGLVLGIMTLMDEGTELALGFHAANNLTAALLVTADWTAFQTYSIFKDVSEPTAGFDIVLPVLVIYPLLLLLFSYMYKWTGWREKLTGKLYPLKQTPITEIVQSHEL; translated from the coding sequence ATGTTTATTGCACAGGCTTTTAAGCCCGAAAATAAGTTCTGGAAATATTTATTAGGTTCTGTTATTGTGATTGGAGCTTCTTTCGTAGGGCAAATCCCATGGATTATAGCTATTGCTTTAGAAAAGCTAAAATCCGGCAGGCCTATGCCCGTTGACGAAGCAGCAATCATGCGATTTCTCGATCTTAACCTTACTTTATTTTTCGTTCTCCTTTCATTTGCAGTCGCTATGGTAGCGCTGATCGTGGTTGTACGAAAGATGCATCACCAGAAATTTAAGGAAATTGTTACCTCAAGGCCACAAGTAGACTGGAAGCGTATACTATCTTCATTTGCAATATGGGGCATTTTCTCTGCCGGCATGATAGTGCTTGCCTATTATTCCGAACCGGATAAGTACATCCTGCAGTTCGATCCCGTAAAATTTGCCATACTGGCTGTAATTGCGATAGTAATGATACCCATACAGACAAGTGTTGAAGAACTTGTTTTCCGGGGCTACCTTATGCAGGGCTTTGGGCTGCTCGCCAAAAACCGTTGGTTTCCCCTGGTTATGACATCGGTAATATTTGGGGGAATGCATATCTTCAACCCTGAAGTGGCAAAGATGGGCTATATAGTGTCAATATATTACATTGGTACCGGGTTGGTGCTTGGCATTATGACCCTTATGGATGAGGGTACCGAACTGGCGCTTGGCTTCCACGCGGCCAATAACCTCACGGCGGCGCTTTTGGTTACTGCCGACTGGACCGCTTTCCAAACCTATTCCATATTTAAAGATGTCTCTGAACCGACTGCCGGATTTGATATCGTTCTTCCGGTTTTGGTAATTTACCCGCTACTCCTGCTGCTATTTAGCTATATGTATAAATGGACCGGATGGCGCGAAAAACTCACGGGAAAGCTATATCCCTTAAAACAAACTCCAATAACCGAAATAGTACAAAGCCATGAATTATAA
- the arsC gene encoding arsenate reductase (glutaredoxin) (This arsenate reductase requires both glutathione and glutaredoxin to convert arsenate to arsenite, after which the efflux transporter formed by ArsA and ArsB can extrude the arsenite from the cell, providing resistance.) encodes MITIYHNPMCSKSRECLQLLELEQMPFTTVKYLNEPLSKKELKELLKKLGIKPIGLVRQKEAVWISEYKGKTLTDTQILEAMVKHPNLIERPIVVNGDKAIIARPAEKVHDTL; translated from the coding sequence ATGATCACGATTTACCATAACCCGATGTGCAGCAAATCGCGCGAATGCCTGCAGCTGCTGGAGTTAGAACAAATGCCTTTTACTACCGTAAAATACCTTAATGAGCCGCTTTCGAAAAAAGAACTGAAGGAACTTTTGAAAAAACTCGGCATAAAGCCAATTGGCCTGGTTCGGCAAAAAGAGGCTGTCTGGATATCCGAATATAAAGGCAAAACACTCACAGATACACAAATACTTGAAGCCATGGTAAAGCACCCCAACCTCATAGAGCGTCCCATTGTAGTGAACGGCGACAAAGCCATCATTGCCCGGCCTGCCGAAAAGGTGCACGATACCCTTTAA
- a CDS encoding TonB-dependent receptor domain-containing protein: protein MKNFRTSVLLLFLFSTVIAFAQGRPGGSNGVKVTGKVIEQDTKLPLEFATVTIQTPDNVTVNGALTDAKGEYTVTVPPGTYNIKFDFISFKSAVISGKEIIAETNLGTMVMAPDATLLKDVEITAERSTVDIKLDKRVYNIGNDMMVKGGSVSDVLDNVPSLSVDAEGNVALRGNQSVTILIDGRPSTLAGSNVADVLRLLPADSVDKVEVITNPSARYDAEGGGGIVNIILKKGSANGFNGSFVANTGTPANHGISTNLNYRSNTYNVFSSLGYNYRNSPGNSKTNTEYLDDNNNTTNFVNERRNNDRLQRAFNGSFGIEWFLDKTLTWTNSISGRRSSGDNPTDTYYHNFDADHVFQNTRYRYNLENDKDTNFRYSTNLVKKFDDKGHELKIDASVSKSIDDENSVINDITLGSPDVVNSNERTKNYQNEDRGLIQADYVLPLGKDSRFEAGYRGSFTTLETDAKAEILEDGTWVNNGDYTNFLQYKEKVNALYSQFGSKMGSFSYLFGLRWEDSNIDVNLINLNDYHNKRYNNFFPSAFFSYEFAQGNSLSLSYSRRINRPRGRFLSPFSGLESNINVFRGNPDLNPSYTNAFDLGYLRKWGQLTLSTSAYLNITDDTFQFVRRASGDFIVHAVGGTDIVDPVTGEVTVVDGQDTRTPVILTTPINLSKEYRFGFEFNINYNPFKWWRVNSNFNFYRYESKGDYTFVYQNEEGVTITDFQNFNRTAYSWTTRINSKITLPGKIDWQLNGQYDAPQNNAQGRRVGVASANTVLSKDLLKDKATIALNVQDIFNSRKMKNDTYVPGELRSYSEMQWRQRQVTLSFTYRFNMTKSDRQKENQQKQQDGGGDDYMGG, encoded by the coding sequence ATGAAAAATTTCCGGACTTCTGTCTTACTACTATTTTTATTTTCTACAGTCATCGCATTTGCACAGGGCAGACCCGGCGGTAGCAATGGTGTTAAAGTAACGGGAAAAGTGATCGAGCAGGATACAAAACTCCCACTTGAATTTGCTACCGTAACCATACAAACTCCTGACAACGTTACCGTAAACGGCGCCCTGACCGATGCTAAAGGCGAATATACCGTTACCGTACCACCGGGCACGTATAATATCAAATTTGATTTCATATCATTCAAATCTGCGGTTATTTCCGGCAAAGAAATTATTGCCGAAACCAACCTTGGCACTATGGTAATGGCGCCGGATGCTACGTTGCTTAAAGATGTGGAAATTACTGCCGAACGCTCTACTGTTGATATAAAGCTCGATAAAAGGGTGTACAATATAGGGAACGATATGATGGTAAAAGGCGGAAGCGTGAGCGATGTGCTTGACAATGTACCGTCTTTATCAGTAGACGCCGAGGGGAACGTAGCCCTCAGGGGTAACCAGAGTGTCACCATCCTCATTGACGGTAGGCCTTCTACCCTTGCAGGAAGCAATGTTGCCGATGTGCTGCGCCTGCTGCCTGCCGATTCTGTGGACAAGGTGGAGGTTATTACCAACCCTTCGGCGCGTTATGATGCGGAAGGCGGTGGCGGTATCGTGAACATCATCCTGAAAAAAGGTTCGGCCAACGGATTCAACGGTTCATTCGTTGCCAACACGGGAACACCTGCTAACCACGGGATATCGACCAACCTTAATTACCGCAGCAATACGTACAATGTGTTTTCCAGCCTGGGCTACAATTACAGGAACAGTCCCGGAAATTCAAAAACGAATACAGAATACCTTGACGACAATAATAATACTACCAACTTTGTAAACGAAAGAAGAAATAACGACCGCCTGCAAAGGGCCTTTAACGGAAGCTTTGGCATCGAATGGTTCCTGGATAAAACCCTGACATGGACCAACTCCATATCCGGACGCAGGAGCAGCGGCGATAACCCTACCGATACCTACTATCATAATTTTGATGCAGACCATGTTTTCCAGAATACCCGCTACAGGTATAATTTAGAAAATGATAAAGACACCAACTTCCGGTATTCGACCAACCTGGTAAAGAAATTTGATGACAAGGGCCACGAGCTCAAAATCGATGCATCGGTATCGAAAAGCATTGATGATGAGAACTCTGTAATCAATGACATTACACTTGGCAGCCCGGATGTCGTAAACAGCAACGAACGTACTAAAAACTACCAAAACGAAGACCGCGGCCTCATACAGGCCGATTATGTACTTCCTTTAGGCAAAGACAGCCGCTTTGAAGCAGGTTACCGTGGCAGTTTTACCACCCTGGAGACTGATGCAAAAGCAGAAATATTGGAGGACGGCACATGGGTGAACAACGGCGATTATACTAATTTCCTTCAATATAAAGAAAAAGTGAACGCGCTGTACTCACAGTTTGGTTCGAAAATGGGGAGTTTCTCCTACCTGTTCGGGCTTCGTTGGGAAGACAGCAATATCGATGTGAACCTTATTAACCTGAATGATTACCATAACAAGCGTTACAATAACTTTTTCCCTTCGGCATTCTTTTCTTATGAATTTGCGCAGGGCAACAGTTTAAGTCTTAGCTACAGCCGTCGCATCAACCGTCCAAGGGGGAGGTTTTTGAGCCCGTTCTCGGGACTTGAGAGCAACATTAACGTTTTCCGTGGTAACCCGGATCTTAACCCGTCGTATACGAATGCTTTCGATTTAGGGTATCTTCGCAAATGGGGACAGTTGACGCTTAGCACATCGGCCTACCTTAATATTACCGATGATACTTTCCAGTTTGTAAGAAGGGCATCAGGCGATTTTATAGTACATGCTGTGGGAGGCACTGATATTGTTGACCCTGTTACAGGCGAGGTTACGGTAGTTGACGGACAGGACACCCGCACCCCGGTTATCCTGACCACCCCTATCAACCTTTCTAAAGAGTACCGTTTCGGTTTTGAGTTCAATATCAATTACAACCCATTCAAATGGTGGAGGGTCAACAGCAACTTCAACTTCTACAGGTATGAGAGCAAAGGTGATTACACTTTTGTGTATCAAAATGAGGAAGGCGTAACCATAACCGATTTCCAGAACTTCAACAGGACGGCTTATAGCTGGACTACAAGGATCAACTCAAAAATTACCCTGCCGGGGAAGATCGACTGGCAGCTGAACGGACAGTATGATGCGCCCCAAAACAATGCCCAGGGCCGCAGGGTTGGCGTAGCAAGCGCTAACACCGTGCTCAGTAAAGATTTATTGAAGGACAAGGCTACCATTGCCCTTAATGTGCAGGACATCTTCAATTCAAGGAAAATGAAAAATGACACTTATGTTCCCGGTGAATTGAGGTCGTATAGCGAAATGCAATGGAGGCAGCGCCAGGTAACGCTTTCGTTTACCTACCGCTTCAACATGACCAAGTCTGACAGGCAGAAGGAAAACCAACAGAAACAGCAAGATGGTGGCGGCGATGATTATATGGGAGGATAA
- a CDS encoding Glu/Leu/Phe/Val family dehydrogenase, translated as MATAVKARVGMYENVKNQFEKAAAVMGLDESVKKILSITNNEIVVHFPVKMDNGTVEVFTGYRVQHNNALGPYKGGLRYHHTVDIDAARALATWMTWKTSLAGLPYGGGKGGIQIDPKLYSQGELERITRRFTFALGDNIGPEHDIPAPDVNTNAQMMAWIADTYMSTKSPAERSKNQHVVTGKPVGSGGLEGRDRATGFGVVVTLESWANVKGTTLEGKRYIVQGFGNVGYWAAHFMNKNGAILVGVQDATGTIYNPEGIDPEALLRYQADNATITGFKGTQEYDSKSFFGIDCDIIIPAALGNQITDENAGDIKAMVIAEGANGPTDTEGEAILLANGVDIIPDILCNSGGVIGSYFEWLQNRNGEIWTMDDVIIKLRKKLEEAFGKVVTSSVQFKTDWRTAAYIVALTRIEMAYKQRGIFP; from the coding sequence ATGGCAACAGCAGTAAAGGCCCGTGTGGGCATGTATGAAAATGTAAAGAACCAGTTTGAAAAAGCTGCAGCCGTCATGGGGCTGGACGAAAGCGTTAAAAAAATCCTTTCTATAACCAATAATGAAATCGTAGTGCATTTCCCTGTAAAAATGGATAATGGCACGGTTGAGGTTTTTACCGGTTACAGGGTACAGCATAACAATGCTTTAGGCCCATATAAAGGCGGCCTAAGGTACCACCACACAGTAGATATCGATGCTGCAAGGGCACTGGCTACCTGGATGACGTGGAAAACATCGCTGGCAGGGCTGCCGTATGGCGGTGGGAAAGGCGGTATCCAGATCGACCCGAAATTATATTCCCAGGGAGAGCTTGAAAGGATAACAAGGAGGTTCACATTTGCTTTGGGAGATAATATCGGCCCTGAGCATGACATTCCTGCTCCGGACGTGAACACCAATGCACAGATGATGGCTTGGATAGCTGACACTTATATGTCAACCAAATCGCCTGCTGAGCGTTCCAAGAACCAGCACGTCGTTACCGGTAAGCCGGTAGGGTCGGGCGGACTGGAAGGGCGTGACAGGGCAACAGGCTTTGGCGTTGTAGTTACTTTGGAGTCATGGGCAAATGTGAAAGGCACAACCCTTGAAGGAAAAAGATATATCGTGCAGGGCTTCGGTAACGTAGGATACTGGGCTGCACATTTCATGAACAAGAATGGCGCTATACTGGTAGGTGTACAGGATGCTACAGGAACTATTTACAATCCTGAAGGTATCGACCCTGAAGCGCTTTTGCGTTACCAGGCAGACAATGCTACAATAACCGGGTTTAAAGGCACCCAGGAATACGATTCAAAATCATTCTTCGGTATTGATTGCGATATTATTATACCGGCAGCATTGGGCAACCAGATAACCGATGAAAATGCAGGAGATATCAAGGCTATGGTAATCGCTGAAGGCGCCAACGGCCCTACAGATACAGAAGGCGAGGCAATACTTCTTGCTAATGGTGTCGATATCATCCCGGACATCCTTTGTAACTCAGGCGGTGTTATTGGCAGCTATTTCGAATGGCTCCAAAACCGTAACGGCGAAATATGGACGATGGACGATGTAATTATCAAACTAAGGAAGAAGCTTGAAGAGGCTTTCGGAAAAGTGGTAACATCTTCAGTACAGTTCAAAACCGACTGGAGGACCGCAGCATACATTGTGGCCCTTACCCGTATTGAAATGGCTTACAAACAAAGGGGTATTTTCCCTTAA
- a CDS encoding sulfite exporter TauE/SafE family protein, translating to MELIAGYTGAFMIGLTLGLMGSGGSILTVPLLVYVFGIDPVIATAYSLFIVGTTSAVGAVKNYIKDNVSVKTGSIIAIPSFLSIYLTRRYIVTRLPEEFTRDNFTITRHTFIMTVFAIVMLLGAASMLLAKIDNREDQIPKKINYSFILPCVAVIGIVMGLVGSGGGFLIIPMLVFFGGLTIKKSIGTSLFIITINSLTGFAGDLHAINIDWHFLLLITIISVFGIFAGTYLHRYVNEGQLKKGFGIFILVMAVFIIAKEMTGF from the coding sequence ATGGAATTAATAGCAGGCTATACCGGAGCTTTTATGATCGGCCTTACACTTGGGCTTATGGGAAGCGGCGGCTCTATACTTACAGTTCCGCTTCTGGTATATGTATTTGGAATTGACCCGGTAATTGCTACTGCCTACTCGCTCTTTATCGTAGGCACTACGTCAGCGGTTGGCGCTGTTAAAAATTACATTAAAGATAACGTATCTGTAAAAACAGGATCGATTATCGCAATCCCTTCTTTCCTTTCGATATATCTTACCCGAAGGTATATCGTAACACGATTACCCGAAGAGTTTACCCGGGATAACTTTACAATAACGCGGCATACCTTTATAATGACCGTATTTGCGATTGTCATGCTGTTAGGTGCTGCATCGATGCTCTTAGCAAAAATTGACAACAGGGAAGACCAGATACCAAAAAAGATCAATTATTCTTTTATACTGCCCTGTGTAGCGGTAATAGGTATTGTTATGGGGCTTGTGGGTTCCGGGGGCGGCTTCCTCATTATCCCCATGCTGGTTTTTTTTGGAGGCCTCACAATAAAAAAATCCATAGGCACATCATTATTCATTATCACAATCAATTCATTAACGGGTTTTGCGGGCGACCTGCATGCTATAAATATTGACTGGCATTTTCTTTTATTAATTACGATAATCTCAGTTTTTGGTATATTTGCAGGGACTTATCTGCACAGGTATGTGAATGAGGGCCAGCTAAAAAAAGGATTCGGCATTTTTATCCTTGTTATGGCCGTATTCATAATAGCAAAAGAAATGACAGGTTTTTAA
- a CDS encoding MBL fold metallo-hydrolase encodes MKIEQIYTGCIAQAAYYLESNGEAAIFDPLREVQPYIDRAAKDNAKIKYIFETHFHADFVSGHLDLAKKTGAQIVYGPTAKPDFEALIAADGQEFTLGNYTIKAIHTPGHTLESTCYLLSENGEPTGIITGDTLFIGDVGRPDLAQALTEELTQEVLASHLYDSLRNKIMVLPDSLIVYPSHGAGSACGKNMSKETTDLLGNQKKTNYALRADMTKEEFTKELLDGLSAPPAYFPQNVMLNIQGYESLDTILKKGSVPLTASEFMAAANEKDALVLDVRHENDFVKEHIPGSIFIGLNGTFAPWVGALIMDVNQPLVLVTPEGMEEETVTRLARVGFDNTLGYLSGGLSAWKEAGFETDSIRSISPEEFADRLESEEKIVVDSRKPGEFNGGHVINAVNIPLDFVNQQLAEVPKEEDFYLHCAGGYRSVIMASILKARGYHNMINVEKGFGGIKNTSVKTTFIQPACS; translated from the coding sequence ATGAAAATCGAACAAATTTATACCGGCTGCATCGCACAGGCAGCTTACTATCTGGAGAGCAACGGGGAAGCTGCCATCTTTGACCCCCTGAGGGAAGTACAGCCTTATATTGACCGCGCTGCCAAAGACAACGCTAAGATCAAATATATCTTTGAAACCCATTTTCATGCCGATTTTGTCTCGGGCCACCTGGACCTGGCAAAGAAAACAGGCGCGCAGATCGTATACGGGCCAACTGCCAAGCCTGATTTTGAAGCGCTTATTGCTGCTGACGGACAGGAATTTACCCTGGGCAATTATACCATTAAAGCCATACACACACCGGGGCACACGCTGGAAAGCACTTGCTACCTGCTGAGTGAGAACGGTGAGCCGACAGGCATTATCACCGGCGATACCTTATTTATTGGTGATGTGGGCCGCCCTGACCTTGCGCAGGCCCTAACCGAAGAGCTGACACAGGAAGTTCTTGCCTCGCACCTGTATGATTCGCTGCGCAACAAGATAATGGTATTGCCGGACAGCCTTATCGTATACCCGAGCCATGGTGCCGGAAGCGCCTGTGGAAAAAACATGAGTAAGGAAACTACCGACCTGCTTGGTAACCAGAAAAAAACAAACTATGCGCTTAGGGCCGATATGACCAAAGAGGAATTCACGAAAGAATTGCTTGACGGGCTTAGCGCTCCCCCCGCCTACTTTCCGCAAAATGTAATGCTGAACATACAGGGTTATGAAAGCCTGGATACAATACTGAAAAAAGGTTCAGTTCCTTTGACTGCATCTGAATTTATGGCTGCAGCAAATGAAAAGGACGCATTAGTGCTGGATGTAAGGCACGAAAACGACTTTGTAAAAGAACATATCCCGGGCTCGATATTCATTGGCCTTAACGGAACATTCGCCCCATGGGTAGGCGCGCTCATAATGGATGTTAACCAACCCCTGGTTCTTGTAACGCCTGAAGGCATGGAAGAAGAAACCGTTACAAGGCTGGCGCGCGTGGGCTTTGACAATACGCTTGGCTACCTGAGCGGAGGCCTCAGCGCGTGGAAAGAAGCCGGCTTTGAAACTGACAGCATCCGATCCATATCTCCTGAAGAGTTTGCTGACAGGCTGGAATCGGAAGAGAAAATAGTGGTTGATTCCAGGAAGCCGGGCGAATTTAACGGTGGGCATGTTATTAATGCGGTAAACATTCCGCTTGACTTTGTAAACCAGCAACTGGCAGAAGTGCCAAAAGAGGAAGACTTCTATTTGCACTGCGCCGGAGGATACCGTTCGGTAATCATGGCATCTATACTTAAAGCGAGAGGCTACCATAACATGATCAATGTTGAAAAAGGCTTTGGAGGTATAAAAAACACATCGGTAAAAACCACTTTCATACAGCCGGCCTGCTCATAA
- a CDS encoding redoxin domain-containing protein: MKKFLLFLAVSATVVSCKKDQYEIAGTVDKSLNGKNVFLETNGDMGGFTAKDTVKVENGKFVFEGTATEPALYFIQVEGLNGKAEIVLEQGDIEVNIDKDSLFKSKQGGTFNNDMLHQYYQDINKIRTKMISFQKANQQAMMNAYKSNDTVVMNRLNKTYTAIGKEMTNASLDFIKKNPKAYISVLLLKQQVAMGKSSYADIKKLYDPLDEANKKTKEGKELATEMAKLQKAEESKASVEIGKQAPDFSAATPDGAKMSLKQSLGKVTLVDFWASWCRPCREENPNVVAMYNELHTKGLNIIGVSLDKEGAKWKEAIAADKLVWNQVSNLKFWDEPIAKQYGVQSIPATFLLDASGKIVAKDLRGAELKAKVEELLAK, encoded by the coding sequence ATGAAAAAATTTCTTTTATTTCTTGCGGTATCAGCTACGGTTGTATCATGCAAGAAAGACCAGTATGAAATAGCAGGAACTGTAGATAAATCGCTGAATGGAAAGAATGTTTTCCTTGAGACAAACGGTGACATGGGAGGCTTTACAGCTAAAGACACCGTAAAAGTAGAGAATGGTAAATTTGTATTTGAAGGAACCGCTACTGAACCGGCATTGTACTTTATACAGGTTGAAGGCCTGAACGGAAAAGCAGAGATCGTACTTGAACAGGGCGATATCGAAGTTAACATCGATAAGGACTCGCTTTTCAAATCGAAACAGGGAGGTACTTTTAATAATGATATGCTGCACCAATACTATCAGGATATAAACAAGATCAGGACAAAAATGATCTCTTTCCAGAAAGCCAACCAACAGGCAATGATGAATGCCTACAAATCCAACGATACGGTGGTTATGAACAGGCTGAATAAAACCTATACGGCTATTGGAAAGGAAATGACAAACGCTTCTTTAGATTTTATAAAGAAAAACCCGAAAGCGTATATCAGCGTGCTTCTTTTGAAGCAGCAGGTAGCAATGGGTAAATCATCTTACGCTGACATTAAAAAGCTATATGATCCGCTTGATGAAGCCAATAAAAAGACTAAGGAAGGAAAAGAGCTTGCTACAGAAATGGCAAAACTTCAGAAAGCTGAAGAAAGCAAGGCAAGTGTAGAAATTGGGAAGCAAGCCCCTGACTTTAGCGCCGCTACCCCTGACGGAGCAAAAATGTCGCTTAAACAATCGCTTGGCAAAGTTACGCTTGTAGACTTTTGGGCATCATGGTGCAGGCCTTGCAGGGAAGAAAACCCTAACGTAGTGGCTATGTACAACGAACTTCACACCAAAGGCCTTAACATTATAGGCGTATCGCTTGATAAAGAAGGAGCCAAATGGAAAGAGGCTATTGCTGCCGACAAACTTGTGTGGAACCAGGTATCTAACCTTAAGTTTTGGGACGAACCGATTGCAAAGCAATATGGCGTACAATCAATCCCTGCGACTTTCCTTCTTGATGCTTCAGGAAAAATTGTTGCCAAAGACCTTAGAGGCGCTGAGCTTAAAGCCAAAGTAGAAGAGCTTTTGGCTAAATAA